Proteins encoded in a region of the Altererythrobacter ishigakiensis genome:
- the dnaE gene encoding DNA polymerase III subunit alpha codes for MAFAPFVPLRVQSSYSMLEGAIEPKAIAKLAKERGFPAIAICDRNGLYGTVAFAGACLSEGIQPIIGAMVGIARDEEGRQVDYLPLFAQDPAGYDNLCYLVSKAHLDRPVEFDPHVQLSELKGHTDGLIALTGAGEGALTHLLAEGQKDHADALIGKLQALFPERLYIEIARHGDPVCEAAEEALIDMAYARDLPLVASNPAQYAEPHFYKAHDAMLCIANSSHIDAEDRPHANREAWVKSAPMMEDLFADLPEAIANTLVIAQRCATIPPDRKPILPSLAGDLEGEAKMLAEDARKGLEARLEPYGEMSAEERKVYFDRLDYEVDIIVGMGFPGYFLIVADFIKWAKDNDIPVGPGRGSGAGSLVAWALTITDLDPIKLGLLFERFLNPERVSMPDFDIDFCETRRGEVIRYVQQKYGHDHVAQIITFGKMKARAVLRDCGRILQMPYGQVDRLCKMVPNHPTDPWTLPRALNGAADFKREYDNDNEVKTLVDLALELEGLPRNSSTHAAGVVIGDRPLAQLVPLYRDPRSDMPVTQLDMKFVESSGLVKFDFLGLKTLSVLRKAVDLLEKRGVEIDLGALKWDDPAVYDLLQSGNTVGVFQLESEGMRRTLAAVKPTNFGDIIALVSLYRPGPMDNIPLFGKRKNGEAEIEYPHPKLEGILAETYGIFVYQEQVMQAAQILAGYSLGDADLLRRAMGKKKQSEMDAQRQRFIDGCKEVSGIEKQQANELFDLIDKFAGYGFNKSHAAAYALLAYQTAWLKAHYPEEFYAASMCFDMHHSEKLAVFVDDARRYPGSDGGIEVLAPCINHSEARFTVEQTDNGYAVRYALAGIRNVGDKAMDAIVAEREGSGPFTSLKDFFERIPKGSMNSRQLEGLVAAGALDCLDDKRGKLFANIDMLLAVADAAERERASGQGGLFGGEDAADEDLRLVEAEAWSRTEQMAKERENFGFYFSAHPVQQYWHLASANGARSYQSIMEAGAPTGGRAPAVMAAMVEGYSKGRTKRGAEFIRGDFSDASGQFSAACFEESLVPQFEKWAAEGTCLLLNVELDSPNPSEPPRVTVRGARPLDEVRGGTRMLLMLDVLSLEALADLRLELVPAAEGSNTSMGGEVLVRVALDAGEYATIRLGRDFALDGELAERLGAVEGLANVQLQPLRGRANLRLVA; via the coding sequence ATGGCTTTCGCTCCGTTCGTCCCGCTGCGCGTGCAATCATCCTACTCGATGCTCGAAGGGGCGATCGAGCCCAAGGCGATTGCCAAGCTGGCGAAAGAGCGCGGCTTCCCCGCGATCGCGATTTGTGATCGCAATGGGCTGTATGGAACGGTTGCATTTGCGGGAGCGTGCCTGTCCGAAGGAATTCAGCCGATTATCGGCGCGATGGTGGGCATTGCGCGGGACGAGGAGGGGCGTCAGGTCGATTACCTGCCCCTCTTCGCGCAGGACCCGGCTGGCTATGATAATCTTTGCTATCTGGTGTCGAAGGCGCATCTGGATCGTCCCGTCGAATTCGATCCGCATGTTCAGCTTAGCGAGTTGAAAGGGCATACTGACGGTCTGATCGCGCTGACCGGTGCGGGCGAGGGCGCATTGACCCATTTGCTGGCAGAGGGTCAGAAAGATCACGCGGACGCGCTGATTGGGAAGCTGCAGGCGCTTTTCCCTGAGCGACTGTATATTGAAATCGCACGGCACGGCGACCCTGTTTGTGAGGCCGCGGAGGAAGCGCTGATCGACATGGCATACGCGCGCGATTTGCCGCTGGTTGCCAGCAATCCTGCGCAATATGCGGAGCCGCACTTCTACAAAGCGCATGACGCGATGCTTTGCATTGCCAATTCCTCGCACATCGACGCGGAGGATCGCCCGCACGCCAATCGCGAGGCATGGGTCAAATCCGCACCGATGATGGAAGATCTGTTCGCGGACCTGCCGGAAGCTATCGCGAACACGCTGGTGATTGCTCAGCGTTGCGCAACCATACCGCCCGACCGTAAGCCCATTCTGCCCAGCTTGGCTGGCGATCTGGAGGGCGAAGCCAAGATGCTCGCCGAGGATGCGCGCAAGGGCCTTGAGGCGCGGCTGGAGCCCTATGGCGAAATGTCAGCTGAAGAGCGCAAGGTCTATTTCGACCGGCTTGATTACGAGGTTGATATCATCGTCGGGATGGGTTTTCCCGGCTATTTCCTGATCGTTGCGGACTTCATCAAATGGGCCAAAGATAACGACATTCCGGTAGGGCCGGGGCGTGGTTCGGGCGCAGGCTCGCTGGTGGCTTGGGCGCTAACCATTACCGATCTCGATCCGATCAAGCTGGGTCTGCTGTTCGAGCGCTTCCTCAATCCCGAACGCGTTTCGATGCCGGACTTCGATATCGACTTCTGTGAAACGCGGCGCGGTGAAGTGATCCGCTATGTGCAGCAAAAGTATGGCCACGATCACGTCGCGCAAATCATTACCTTCGGCAAGATGAAAGCGCGTGCGGTGCTGCGCGATTGCGGGCGTATTCTGCAGATGCCGTATGGTCAGGTGGATCGCCTGTGCAAAATGGTGCCCAACCATCCGACAGATCCCTGGACATTGCCACGCGCACTCAATGGCGCAGCGGATTTCAAGCGCGAGTATGACAACGACAATGAGGTGAAAACGCTGGTCGATCTGGCGCTGGAGCTGGAAGGGTTGCCGCGCAACAGCTCAACCCACGCGGCGGGCGTAGTGATCGGCGACAGGCCGCTGGCACAATTGGTTCCGCTGTACCGCGATCCGCGTTCGGACATGCCGGTGACACAGCTCGACATGAAATTTGTCGAGAGCTCTGGCTTGGTGAAGTTCGACTTCCTTGGGCTCAAGACGCTGTCGGTATTGCGTAAGGCGGTCGATCTGCTGGAGAAACGCGGGGTTGAGATCGATCTCGGCGCCTTGAAGTGGGATGATCCGGCGGTCTACGACCTGCTTCAGTCAGGCAACACCGTGGGCGTGTTCCAGCTGGAATCGGAGGGAATGCGGCGCACGCTGGCGGCGGTGAAACCCACCAATTTCGGCGACATTATCGCGCTCGTATCGCTCTACCGTCCGGGCCCGATGGACAACATCCCGCTGTTCGGGAAGCGTAAGAATGGCGAAGCGGAGATCGAGTATCCGCACCCCAAGCTCGAAGGTATTCTTGCCGAAACCTACGGTATCTTCGTCTACCAGGAACAGGTGATGCAGGCGGCGCAGATTCTGGCGGGATACTCGCTAGGTGATGCAGACTTGCTGCGCCGTGCGATGGGCAAGAAGAAACAGTCCGAGATGGATGCGCAGCGCCAGCGTTTCATCGATGGCTGTAAGGAAGTCTCCGGAATTGAGAAGCAGCAGGCGAACGAGCTGTTCGACTTGATCGACAAGTTCGCTGGCTATGGCTTCAACAAATCGCACGCCGCCGCATACGCGCTGCTCGCCTATCAGACGGCGTGGTTGAAGGCGCATTATCCGGAAGAATTCTATGCCGCGTCCATGTGCTTCGACATGCACCATTCGGAAAAGCTGGCTGTTTTTGTCGATGATGCGCGCCGCTATCCGGGCAGCGATGGCGGGATTGAAGTATTGGCTCCGTGCATCAACCATTCGGAAGCGCGATTCACTGTCGAGCAGACCGACAATGGTTATGCAGTGCGCTATGCGCTGGCAGGGATCCGGAATGTCGGTGACAAGGCTATGGATGCGATCGTTGCGGAGAGAGAAGGATCAGGCCCGTTCACCAGCCTCAAGGATTTCTTCGAGCGGATACCCAAGGGGTCGATGAACTCGCGCCAATTGGAGGGGTTGGTCGCGGCAGGCGCGCTCGATTGCCTGGACGACAAACGCGGCAAGCTTTTTGCCAATATCGACATGCTGCTGGCTGTAGCCGACGCTGCGGAGCGAGAGCGCGCCAGCGGGCAGGGCGGTTTGTTTGGCGGCGAAGACGCTGCCGATGAAGATTTACGTCTTGTGGAGGCAGAGGCATGGTCGCGTACGGAGCAGATGGCGAAAGAGCGTGAAAACTTCGGTTTCTATTTCTCTGCCCATCCGGTGCAGCAATATTGGCATCTCGCCTCAGCCAATGGCGCGCGCAGTTACCAATCGATCATGGAGGCAGGCGCTCCCACCGGTGGCCGTGCCCCCGCTGTCATGGCGGCCATGGTTGAGGGATACAGCAAGGGCAGAACCAAGCGCGGTGCAGAGTTCATCCGAGGGGATTTCTCTGACGCGTCGGGACAGTTCAGCGCCGCATGTTTTGAAGAAAGTCTTGTGCCTCAGTTCGAGAAATGGGCTGCGGAGGGCACATGTCTGCTGCTGAACGTTGAGCTCGATTCGCCCAACCCCAGCGAGCCGCCGCGTGTCACAGTGCGCGGTGCACGTCCTTTGGACGAGGTTCGAGGTGGTACACGAATGCTCTTGATGCTGGATGTACTGAGCTTGGAGGCGCTGGCTGACTTGCGTCTTGAGCTCGTGCCGGCCGCTGAAGGCAGCAACACCTCCATGGGCGGAGAAGTGTTGGTACGTGTCGCACTGGACGCTGGGGAATACGCCACCATCCGTTTGGGCCGAGACTTTGCTCTCGATGGTGAACTGGCTGAGCGGCTCGGCGCGGTTGAAGGGCTTGCCAATGTCCAGCTGCAACCGCTTCGCGGGCGCGCCAATCTTCGATTGGTTGCTTGA
- a CDS encoding long-chain fatty acid--CoA ligase, whose protein sequence is MLGAMQDWTMRITHVIDHAAREAGEREIVTRWADGSETRTNWAGIRSDALKMAQALKALGLKKGDKVASLAMNHSRHLVSWYGVAGMGGVLHTVNPRLFDDQLEYIVNHAEDKVLCYDAAFQPIVDRMKSRWTTVEHYICYDSGDHAPAFEDWIGEQDGDFEWVTGAETDPCMICYTSGTTGNPKGVQYEHRSTLMHALAGLQPAAFNFSASSVMLPVVPMFHAASWGLPYAGAMAGIKFVFSAVNDPAVLHELMIREKVTDSAGVPTVWLAHFQYCDKEGIDLPPLKAATIGGSACPRFMIERLMKNGTRVQHAWGMTETSPIGTVGGPTWDWDNLSFEEKVDKTAMQGRPIFGVELRTVDLDDMMTELPRDGKTSGALQIRGPWIIKRYLKAEQDAVNNEGWFDTGDVGIIHPDGTLQLTDRTKDVIKSGGEWISSVELENAAVGHPAVAEAAAVGMYHPKWDERPVLFVVKKGGEEVTGDEVIEFLTDKVAKWWLPDAVEFIDEIPHTATGKISKKDLRDQFADYKLEG, encoded by the coding sequence ATGCTGGGAGCCATGCAAGACTGGACTATGCGCATCACTCACGTGATCGACCACGCAGCACGCGAGGCAGGTGAGCGGGAGATTGTGACGCGTTGGGCCGATGGCAGCGAAACACGCACCAATTGGGCTGGAATTCGCAGCGATGCGTTGAAGATGGCACAAGCACTTAAGGCGTTGGGCCTAAAGAAGGGAGACAAGGTTGCCAGCCTGGCGATGAACCACTCGCGCCATTTGGTCAGCTGGTATGGCGTCGCAGGCATGGGCGGGGTTTTGCATACGGTGAACCCGCGCTTGTTTGATGATCAGTTGGAATACATCGTCAATCACGCCGAAGACAAAGTGCTATGCTACGATGCGGCGTTCCAACCCATTGTTGACCGGATGAAGTCCCGCTGGACCACGGTTGAGCACTACATCTGCTACGATAGCGGTGATCATGCACCAGCGTTTGAAGACTGGATCGGTGAGCAGGATGGTGACTTCGAATGGGTTACTGGTGCAGAGACCGACCCCTGCATGATCTGCTACACTTCTGGGACTACCGGCAATCCCAAAGGTGTTCAGTATGAGCATCGGTCTACCTTGATGCATGCGTTGGCCGGGCTTCAGCCAGCAGCATTCAATTTCAGCGCGTCTTCTGTGATGTTGCCGGTTGTGCCGATGTTCCACGCGGCGAGCTGGGGACTTCCTTATGCGGGGGCGATGGCAGGCATCAAATTCGTGTTCAGTGCGGTCAATGATCCTGCGGTTCTGCATGAGTTGATGATCCGCGAGAAGGTTACGGACAGTGCCGGCGTGCCGACGGTGTGGCTCGCGCATTTCCAATATTGCGACAAGGAAGGCATAGACCTGCCACCTTTGAAGGCCGCGACCATCGGCGGTTCGGCGTGCCCGCGTTTCATGATTGAGCGACTGATGAAAAACGGCACCCGCGTACAGCACGCCTGGGGCATGACCGAAACATCACCCATCGGAACTGTAGGCGGGCCGACTTGGGATTGGGATAATCTCAGCTTTGAAGAAAAGGTCGACAAAACCGCCATGCAGGGCCGACCAATCTTCGGAGTAGAACTGCGCACGGTTGATCTTGATGATATGATGACTGAGCTGCCGCGCGACGGAAAAACATCGGGCGCACTGCAAATTCGCGGTCCGTGGATTATCAAGCGCTACCTCAAGGCCGAACAGGATGCTGTTAACAATGAGGGTTGGTTCGACACCGGCGACGTAGGTATCATTCATCCTGATGGCACTCTTCAACTGACAGACCGCACAAAGGACGTGATCAAGTCTGGTGGCGAATGGATCAGCTCTGTCGAGTTGGAGAATGCCGCTGTGGGGCATCCAGCTGTGGCAGAGGCCGCCGCCGTGGGTATGTACCACCCCAAATGGGACGAGCGCCCGGTTCTTTTCGTGGTCAAGAAGGGGGGCGAAGAGGTCACGGGTGACGAAGTTATCGAGTTCTTGACCGACAAGGTCGCCAAATGGTGGTTGCCTGATGCTGTCGAATTCATTGACGAAATCCCGCATACTGCAACTGGCAAAATTTCGAAGAAGGACCTGCGCGACCAATTTGCCGATTACAAATTGGAGGGGTGA
- a CDS encoding DUF1330 domain-containing protein: MSEVYIDPSPANFQAFKDLPRDEPIHMLNLLRYRDLAEYPEGHEHHGNGWSGRRAYQEYGKTSGPIFSRVGGSIVWRGAFQTMVTGPEDKSWDDGFVAQYPNSGAFFEMIKDPNYQLAVVNRTAALTDSRLIRFKPSESGEGFG; the protein is encoded by the coding sequence ATGAGCGAAGTCTATATCGATCCGTCACCCGCCAATTTTCAGGCGTTCAAAGACCTGCCTCGCGACGAGCCGATCCATATGCTCAACCTGCTTCGCTATCGCGATCTGGCCGAATATCCTGAGGGGCACGAGCACCATGGTAACGGCTGGTCAGGCAGGCGCGCCTATCAGGAATATGGCAAAACCAGCGGGCCGATCTTCAGCCGCGTAGGCGGCTCGATCGTGTGGCGCGGCGCATTCCAGACCATGGTGACGGGTCCGGAAGACAAGAGCTGGGATGATGGCTTTGTCGCACAATATCCGAACAGCGGAGCCTTCTTCGAGATGATCAAGGATCCGAATTATCAGCTAGCCGTTGTAAATCGCACGGCTGCGCTCACAGACAGCCGTTTGATACGCTTCAAACCGAGCGAGTCCGGTGAGGGATTTGGATAA
- a CDS encoding PA0069 family radical SAM protein, translating into MGTSPAHSKAIGRGAQSAEVPTRFGLALRETDGDWRDHVERLDGSPPKLRTCVREETPRTILSFNTSPDIPFDRSINAYRGCEHGCVYCYARPTHAYHDLSPGLDFETQLWAKPNAAEILRESLAKPRYRPAPIALGTNTDPYQPIERRYRITRSILEVCLEARHPVTITTKSDRVNDDLDLLAKMAERNLVAVAVSVTSLDARLSRKLEPRAASPAKRLAALGKLAAAGVPTHCSVSPVIPAITDEFMEKIVAQAGELGVRSAGWIPLRLPHEVAPLFREWLDVYFPDRAGKVMSIVRSIRNGRDNDPEFFSRMNPMGVWADLFRTRFRLARKRAGIGPAGIELDCSKFRRPETGGQLRLF; encoded by the coding sequence ATGGGAACATCGCCTGCTCATTCGAAAGCAATCGGCCGCGGAGCCCAATCCGCGGAAGTCCCAACACGCTTCGGTTTGGCATTGCGCGAAACGGATGGCGACTGGCGTGATCATGTAGAACGGCTGGATGGCTCGCCGCCAAAACTACGCACCTGCGTTAGGGAAGAGACTCCCCGTACAATTCTGAGCTTCAACACGTCGCCCGACATCCCTTTCGATCGTTCGATCAATGCTTATCGCGGATGCGAGCATGGCTGCGTCTATTGTTATGCACGGCCGACTCATGCCTATCACGATTTGTCACCAGGGCTCGATTTCGAGACGCAGTTGTGGGCTAAACCCAATGCAGCAGAGATCCTACGGGAATCGCTGGCCAAACCCAGATACCGCCCTGCCCCCATTGCCTTGGGTACCAACACAGACCCCTATCAGCCGATTGAGCGGCGATATCGCATCACGCGGAGCATTCTGGAAGTATGCCTCGAAGCGCGCCATCCAGTGACGATCACAACTAAGTCTGACCGCGTTAACGATGATCTCGATCTCCTGGCGAAAATGGCCGAACGCAATCTCGTAGCAGTGGCGGTTTCGGTGACCAGCCTTGACGCAAGACTCTCTCGCAAGCTTGAACCGCGTGCAGCCTCGCCGGCAAAGCGGCTGGCTGCGCTCGGAAAGCTTGCCGCCGCCGGTGTGCCCACCCATTGCTCGGTTTCCCCGGTGATCCCCGCAATCACTGACGAATTCATGGAAAAAATAGTAGCACAAGCGGGTGAGCTGGGTGTTCGATCGGCAGGATGGATACCCCTGCGCTTGCCACACGAAGTTGCACCGCTTTTCCGCGAATGGCTGGATGTCTATTTCCCGGATCGCGCTGGGAAGGTGATGAGCATTGTTCGTTCAATCAGGAATGGTCGCGACAACGATCCTGAATTCTTCAGCCGCATGAACCCCATGGGTGTTTGGGCCGACCTGTTTCGCACGCGCTTTCGCTTGGCCCGCAAGCGCGCCGGTATTGGTCCTGCCGGAATAGAGCTCGATTGCTCAAAATTCCGGCGACCTGAAACAGGTGGGCAATTGCGTCTATTCTGA
- the moaB gene encoding molybdenum cofactor biosynthesis protein B, translated as MAIDLEREFKPINIAVLTVSDTRTAADDTSGDILASRVKVAGHHLAARTIVKDDARLLASKFNDWIDDPNIDAIVTTGGTGLTGRDVTPEALGQLDGARDIPGFGELFRWLSYKTIGTSTVQSRACAVVARGTYIFALPGSNGAVKDGWDGILAEQLDSRNRPCNFVELMPRLKEK; from the coding sequence ATGGCGATTGATCTGGAAAGAGAATTCAAACCGATCAATATTGCTGTTCTGACTGTATCCGACACCCGAACGGCGGCAGACGATACCTCGGGTGACATTCTGGCTTCGCGGGTGAAGGTTGCGGGTCACCACTTGGCGGCGCGCACGATTGTGAAGGATGACGCACGCCTACTGGCAAGCAAATTCAATGACTGGATTGATGACCCCAATATCGATGCAATTGTGACGACCGGAGGAACGGGGTTGACTGGTCGAGACGTAACCCCCGAAGCGCTCGGCCAGCTGGACGGTGCGCGTGATATTCCCGGCTTTGGCGAGCTATTTCGTTGGCTCAGCTACAAAACAATCGGCACCAGCACCGTGCAATCCCGTGCTTGTGCAGTTGTGGCGCGCGGCACCTATATCTTCGCCCTGCCTGGCTCAAACGGTGCGGTAAAAGATGGCTGGGACGGCATTCTGGCCGAACAACTCGACAGCCGAAACCGCCCCTGCAATTTCGTTGAGCTTATGCCTCGACTCAAAGAGAAATAG
- a CDS encoding lytic transglycosylase domain-containing protein → MTRSSVKALAIGLLGSIAALASTPALAATSAAKYFRERAETSNVPQLLGEAEKERYRDIFTAIALEDWQRVEELLEKEEPGLLRQVALAEYYTHANSPTVSAEQIANWFKMGTALPQAEQLGRLGEKRGLDYIPTLPQANSFSRQSYASKRLRPRTIDDGTMPTDIRSQILEHVKNDDPDNARLLLDEIDDQLSSEARAEWRQRVAWSYYIENNDPMALAMAQTVTEGSGAWLAEGEWVTGLAAWRMGDCDTAGRGFARAAELAGNVELRTAGHFWAARAMTRCRAPAEATEHLRAAARFDETLYGMLALEQLGQNIPTQYAGADFAPADWQRLRDNQNVRIAVALIEVGRSDLADEVIRHQARIGKPSDFAALSRLARELGLPQAQLWMAHNTPRGTDPVPALRYPTARWKPTTGWQVDPALAFALALQESVFRADAVSPANARGLMQITPITVRQHASRMNMSANYVNLNDPETNLAFGQRNLEMLRDSSATQGLLPKIMAAYNAGLSPITRWNGEVRDLGDPLLYMESIPYWETRGYVNVVMRNYWMYERQSGAPSESRKALAQGLWPKFPESRGPSAVRLSGRN, encoded by the coding sequence ATGACAAGATCCAGCGTAAAAGCATTGGCAATCGGCCTATTGGGGAGCATTGCCGCGCTTGCCTCAACCCCTGCTCTAGCAGCCACCAGCGCAGCCAAATATTTCCGTGAGCGTGCCGAAACAAGCAACGTTCCGCAGTTGCTGGGCGAAGCGGAGAAAGAGCGCTATCGCGACATATTTACTGCGATCGCATTGGAAGATTGGCAGCGTGTTGAGGAACTACTTGAGAAAGAAGAGCCCGGCCTTCTGCGCCAGGTCGCACTCGCCGAATACTACACTCACGCCAACAGCCCTACTGTCTCGGCTGAGCAGATTGCGAATTGGTTCAAAATGGGCACCGCACTTCCTCAGGCAGAGCAACTTGGCCGATTGGGAGAGAAGCGCGGGCTGGACTACATACCCACATTGCCGCAGGCAAATAGCTTTAGTCGGCAGTCTTATGCGTCCAAACGCCTTCGCCCGCGCACAATCGACGACGGTACCATGCCGACCGACATCCGCAGCCAGATTCTTGAGCATGTCAAGAATGATGATCCCGATAATGCTCGGCTTTTGCTTGATGAAATAGATGATCAGCTTAGCTCCGAGGCACGGGCCGAGTGGCGTCAACGCGTCGCTTGGAGCTACTACATCGAGAATAACGACCCGATGGCCCTTGCGATGGCGCAAACCGTCACTGAAGGTTCGGGGGCCTGGTTGGCTGAAGGTGAATGGGTTACGGGTCTTGCCGCATGGCGCATGGGCGATTGCGACACAGCCGGACGCGGATTTGCTCGCGCCGCCGAACTCGCCGGCAATGTCGAGCTCAGGACCGCCGGCCATTTCTGGGCAGCACGCGCGATGACTCGCTGCCGCGCACCAGCCGAAGCGACGGAACATCTTCGCGCAGCCGCCCGTTTTGACGAAACCCTGTATGGCATGCTCGCGCTCGAGCAACTTGGCCAGAATATCCCGACGCAATATGCTGGCGCGGATTTCGCTCCGGCTGACTGGCAGCGGCTGCGTGATAACCAGAATGTTCGGATTGCCGTGGCGCTGATCGAGGTCGGTCGAAGCGATCTGGCTGATGAGGTTATTCGACATCAGGCACGAATCGGGAAACCGTCGGACTTCGCCGCTCTTTCGCGCCTTGCCCGCGAGTTGGGTCTGCCGCAAGCACAGCTCTGGATGGCGCACAATACGCCGCGTGGAACTGACCCTGTTCCCGCACTGCGCTATCCCACTGCTCGCTGGAAACCGACCACCGGATGGCAAGTCGATCCGGCGCTCGCCTTCGCACTGGCGCTGCAAGAATCGGTTTTTCGCGCTGATGCTGTAAGCCCTGCGAACGCGCGCGGACTGATGCAGATCACGCCGATCACAGTAAGGCAGCACGCCTCGCGCATGAACATGAGCGCCAACTATGTGAATCTGAACGACCCCGAAACGAATCTGGCATTCGGTCAACGCAATCTGGAGATGCTGCGAGACAGTAGTGCTACACAGGGCCTGCTGCCCAAAATCATGGCCGCCTATAACGCAGGCCTTTCGCCTATAACTCGCTGGAATGGCGAAGTTCGCGATCTCGGGGATCCGTTGCTCTATATGGAGAGTATCCCATACTGGGAAACGCGCGGATACGTGAATGTCGTTATGCGCAATTACTGGATGTATGAGCGACAATCGGGTGCACCATCGGAAAGCCGCAAGGCTCTGGCACAAGGGCTCTGGCCAAAGTTCCCTGAAAGCCGCGGCCCAAGCGCGGTTCGGTTGAGCGGGCGCAACTAG
- a CDS encoding uracil-DNA glycosylase family protein, protein MAHPDAFNSRELIAAFEWWRDAGVDYDFADDATDWLAEPELPEEAPKPATKTQAAGAQVEEPTVKKNDLLGPNPPASLGEFREWWLSEPMLDSIGPRGRIAPRGPANAKLMLIVPDPETEDRDQLLSGPQGRLVQRMLEAMQISEQEVYFASALPRHTPLSDGAALLQAGFREVLQHHIKLVSPQRVLAFGSNILPLLAHNAAQEPASLENINHEGFSVAAMAAEGLESMMAMPQLKARFWRRWLEWTGT, encoded by the coding sequence ATGGCCCATCCCGATGCATTTAATTCGCGCGAATTGATCGCCGCTTTCGAGTGGTGGCGCGATGCGGGTGTGGATTACGACTTTGCCGATGACGCTACGGATTGGCTAGCCGAGCCTGAGCTGCCCGAAGAGGCACCCAAGCCAGCAACCAAGACGCAAGCCGCTGGCGCTCAAGTTGAAGAACCCACTGTAAAGAAAAACGATCTTCTTGGCCCCAATCCACCAGCCAGCCTTGGTGAATTTCGTGAATGGTGGCTCAGTGAGCCCATGCTTGACAGCATTGGGCCTCGCGGCAGGATCGCTCCGCGAGGGCCAGCGAATGCGAAACTGATGTTAATAGTGCCCGATCCGGAAACCGAAGATCGCGATCAGTTGCTGTCCGGACCTCAGGGGCGGCTTGTGCAACGTATGCTCGAAGCAATGCAGATTTCGGAACAAGAGGTCTATTTCGCTTCTGCGCTACCCCGGCACACGCCTCTGTCCGATGGCGCGGCGTTGCTTCAGGCGGGATTCCGCGAAGTATTACAGCATCATATTAAATTGGTCTCTCCCCAGCGCGTGCTCGCGTTCGGATCAAACATTTTGCCGCTTTTAGCGCACAATGCGGCGCAAGAGCCTGCTTCTTTGGAAAATATTAACCATGAAGGGTTCAGCGTAGCTGCCATGGCGGCAGAAGGGCTCGAGAGCATGATGGCAATGCCACAGCTCAAAGCCCGGTTCTGGCGTCGATGGCTTGAATGGACAGGCACGTAA